In the Mya arenaria isolate MELC-2E11 chromosome 11, ASM2691426v1 genome, one interval contains:
- the LOC128208403 gene encoding uncharacterized protein LOC128208403 has product MDRVFGIRRVSREMALQYVPGDCHVCFQSGVRVRRLTCGRHNYCRMCADFQPRLVNGDFSCKQCQDGKRRRGGDRAIIDDFLALRTGTPATLTGDQRAPADAETVDDTDLDGNNAEWEHLLQPASTSSTLPRASSFQEEFLPIPRKSSFLHLVIPTASKESSDSSPSPNQPTMIQATVTQLLSAKLENLKQVRQTNQTRSGSSSDSSVCAYTVHAMPEVLPRSEMPSPVPRTPPPSARKADERFNIVEEERGSSPCKGIRSRSDSIWYDVDEAFPKSESQMELEQLKDDIGDIEGPGFSSSSSRSASCDSLTSSGRSSRKQNFDSFWDS; this is encoded by the exons ATGGACCGAGTGTTCGGAATAAGAAGGGTTTCTCGGGAGATGGCGCTGCAGTACGTGCCAGGGGATTGCCACGTCTGTTTCCAATCCGGCGTCCGCGTGCGGCGTTTGACATGTGGCCGCCATAACTACTGCCGCATGTGTGCAGACTTTCAGCCTAGGCTGGTCAACGGGGATTTTTCTTGCAAG CAATGTCAAGACGGAAAGAGGAGGCGAGGCGGCGACCGGGCTATCATTGACGACTTTCTTGCTTTGAGGACAGGGACGCCAGCGACACTTACTGGCGACCAAAGGGCGCCTGCTG ATGCAGAAACAGTGGATGACACTGACCTGGATGGGAATAACGCTGAGTGGGAACATCTCCTGCAGCCCGCCTCTACGAGTAGCACCCTCCCCCGGGCCTCCAGTTTCCAGGAGGAGTTTCTGCCGATCCCCCGAAAGAGCTCCTTCTTGCATCTGGTGATACCCACCGCTTCCAAAGAATCCTCCGACTCCAGCCCCAGTCCCAACCAGCCAACCATGATTCAAGCGACCGTCACGCAGCTGCTGAGCGCCAAATTGGAAAACCTCAAGCAGGTCAGGCAGACAAACCAGACCCGGAGCGGAAGTTCATCAGATAGTAGTGTCTGCGCATACACTGTGCACGCCATGCCGGAAGTACTCCCCAGATCGGAAATGCCTTCGCCGGTGCCGCGTACGCCGCCACCTTCGGCAAGAAAGGCTGATGAAAggtttaatattgttgaagaaGAGAGGGGGTCGTCCCCATGCAAGG GTATACGATCTCGGAGCGATTCTATTTGGTATGATGTAGACGAAGCGTTTCCTAAATCGGAATCCCAGATGGAACTGGAACAACTGAAAGATGATATCGGGGATATAGAAGGCCCGGGGTTTTCCTCATCAAGTTCGAGATCAGCGTCATGTGACTCGCTGACGTCATCAGGGAGATCCTCACGAAAACAAAACTTTGACTCGTTTTGGGATTCTTAA